The nucleotide sequence CATCGTCGCGACCTCGGCCGGCGATCCGAGCCGCCCCGACCTGGAAGACCAGCGCGATCAGGCGCTTACCAGCCTGTCGGGCCTGATCGACATCAACGCCGTCACCCAGAGCGACGGCAGCGTGAGCGTGCTGACGAGTTCGGGCGTCACGCTGCTCGACCGCTCGGATGCCGCCACGCTCAGCTTCGATGCCCGCGGCACTCTCTCGGCCAACGCCTTCTACGACAGCGACCCGTCCCGCAGCGGCGTCGGCACCATCGTCGCGACGACGCCCGGCGGCGGCAAGATCGACCTGCTCGCCTCGGGAGCGATCCGTTCCGGGTCGATCGCCGCGGCGATCGAACTGCGCGACAGCGCTCTGCCGCAGGCGCAGCGCCAGCTCGACGACCTCGCCGCGGGCCTGTCGCGAGCGATGTCCGACCGGGTCGCCACCGGCACCGTTCCCACCGATGGCACCCAGGGCGGCTTCGATATCGACCTCACCGGCCTCTCGGCCGGCAATGCCATCACCCTGACGGTGCAGGACGGGAGCGGGACGCAGCGCAACCTGATCCTGATGCCGTCCTACCAAGCACCGCCGCCGGCCGTTCCCGCCGGCAGCACCGAGGACGCGAACGCCACGATCATTCCCTTCACGATCCCGCAGGCCGGTGCGGGCCGCGACCCCGCCTCGGTCCGCAACGCGATCGCCGCGGCCCTAGGCGGAGGGTATAGCGTCTCGAGCGCGCCGGGCGGCGCGGCCGGGGCGATGCGGATCCTCTCGACCGGCGGCGCCTCCCTGGTCGCGGCGAGCGCCAGCGTGACGCAGGTTACCTCGGCGGGCGACATCAAGGGTGCCGCCACGCAGCTTCCGCTCTTCGTCGACGGCGCGTCCGCCGCGCTCTACACCGGCTCCTTCGACGGCGGCTCGCAGCTCACCGGCTTCGCCCAGCGCATTGCCGTGAACCCAGCGGTAGTCGGCAGCGCCGGCACCCTCGTCGGGATCACCGGCACGGGCTCCGGATCGAGCGCCGGCGACGGGACCCGGCCCCAGGCCATGTACACCGCGCTGACGAGCACGCAGCGCCTGTTCTCCTCGTCGAGCGGCATCAGCGGCATCGACGCGCCGACGCGCTCCAGCGTCGCCGACTTCGTTCAGGGCGTCATCTCGGTGCAGGGCGCGGCGGCGGCGGCGGCGCAGGATCTCGACGAGGGCCAGAGCATCGCCCTCTCGACGGCGCAGGGGCGCTTCGCCTCCGCCTCGGGCGTCAACATCGACGAAGAGATGTCGAATTTGATCGCGCTTCAGCAGGCCTACGCGGCCAATGCCCGCGTGCTCACCGCGGCGCGCGACATGATCGACACCCTGCTCAGAATTTAGCTGCGG is from Methylorubrum sp. B1-46 and encodes:
- the flgK gene encoding flagellar hook-associated protein FlgK, yielding MALDAFSTATAGLRVTQAQIGVVSQNIANVGTAGYVRRTLSPVSSGLGNAGVATGTIGRALDAAALKQLRSETSGAAYTSLMSKTRTQLDTLYGRPGDASALDGVFNRFTLSLQTLAANPTSTAARATVLSAANDIATRIGSAANGVQALRSGLETQLGIDTSKASDLLAQLAKLNTRIVATSAGDPSRPDLEDQRDQALTSLSGLIDINAVTQSDGSVSVLTSSGVTLLDRSDAATLSFDARGTLSANAFYDSDPSRSGVGTIVATTPGGGKIDLLASGAIRSGSIAAAIELRDSALPQAQRQLDDLAAGLSRAMSDRVATGTVPTDGTQGGFDIDLTGLSAGNAITLTVQDGSGTQRNLILMPSYQAPPPAVPAGSTEDANATIIPFTIPQAGAGRDPASVRNAIAAALGGGYSVSSAPGGAAGAMRILSTGGASLVAASASVTQVTSAGDIKGAATQLPLFVDGASAALYTGSFDGGSQLTGFAQRIAVNPAVVGSAGTLVGITGTGSGSSAGDGTRPQAMYTALTSTQRLFSSSSGISGIDAPTRSSVADFVQGVISVQGAAAAAAQDLDEGQSIALSTAQGRFASASGVNIDEEMSNLIALQQAYAANARVLTAARDMIDTLLRI